Proteins encoded within one genomic window of Humulus lupulus chromosome 1, drHumLupu1.1, whole genome shotgun sequence:
- the LOC133819342 gene encoding uncharacterized protein LOC133819342 produces MAEAKKLDYRCSPRRVFSVISKLNGDQKEVVKQMGFGALLGMKDCVVRRNLVTWLFSRFNTQDGSLEVHGKQFKLNSQIFGATIGVKDGVENLFHGSKKKHSKKKVESTAVQVLEEKLITGQSADMSFVRDFLLFIVSVFLMPNTSVNVAREVEDPIKAINDITAVCRVNWASLSYNYLWKALRRHQKNKGMFVGGCIYFLQLFYCHHVVWKEGYVDRSLCPLNVWSDDDFKAILDWVQEHGGFESNKIPMIELQDGAAASKMPATLASLCDKVESIENKMIEKEIEMVKFHEDLKLQMAKEFKRLRRSLSGGINSRVRGGGVPKYSKGEEPRDSAILINDPILANMKMDENRILEKLSIRNDPMLLECGIGFRNEPSNGNYSSSFNESNLGEVKHDFINFELTFSPRKELFNEVPANTDPNAFSCEPSN; encoded by the exons TTTGGGGCACTTTTGGGGATGAAAGATTGTGTCGTAAGAAGGAATCTAGTGACATGGTTGTTTTCTCGGTTCAACACCCAGGACGGGTCTTTGGAGGTTCATGGGAAACAATTTAAATTGAACAGTCAAATATTTGGTGCTACGATTGGTGTTAAGGATGGTGTTGAAAATTTATTTCATGGTAGCAAGAAGAAGCATTCGAAAAAGAAGGTTGAAAGCACTGCTGTGCAAGTTCTAGAGGAGAAATTGATAACAGGTCAATCGGCGGACATGTCCTTCGTTCGAGACTTCTTGCTCTTTATTGTCTCTGTATTCTTGATGCCTAATACGTCTGTAAATGTTGCTCGCGAAGTGGAGGATCCTATAAAGGCCATAAATGACATTACAGCGGTTTGTCGTGTTAACTGGGCATCACTGTCGTACAATTATCTATGGAAGGCCCTTCGACGGCATCAGAAAAACAAAGGCATGTTTGTCGGAGGATGCATATATTTTTTACAG TTATTTTACTGTCATCACGTTGTTTGGAAGGAAGGATATGTTGATAGATCCCTCTGCCCTTTAAATGTGTGGTCTGACGATGATTTCAAGGCTATACTGGATTGGGTACAGGAGCATGGGGGGTTTGAATCAAATAAA ATTCCAATGATAGAGTTGCAGGACGGTGCTGCAGCATCGAAGATGCCTGCCACGCTCGCCTCTTTGTGTGATAAGGTTGAATCGATTGAGAACAAAATGATTGAAAAGGAAATAgaaatggtaaaatttcatgaGGATTTGAagttgcaaatggccaaggaATTCAAACGATTACGTAGGAGTTTGAGCGGCGGAATCAATTCAAGGGTGCGTGGTGGTGGTGTTCCCAAGTATAGTAAGGGAGAGGAGCCTCGGGATTCAGCCATATTAATTAATGACCCTATCCTAGCAAACATGAAAATGGATGAGAATAGGATATTGGAGAAGCTTTCGATTAGGAATGACCCAATGTTGTTGGAGTGCGGTATAGGATTTCGGAATGAACCTTCTAATGGAAACTACTCATCCTCCTTCAACGAAAGCAACCTGGGGGAAGTGAAGCATGActtcattaattttgaattaacattTTCACCACGAAAGGAGTTGTTCAATGAGGTCCCAGCAAACACTGACCCAAATGCTTTTTCCTGTGAACCATCTAATTAA